The following are encoded in a window of Arachis duranensis cultivar V14167 unplaced genomic scaffold, aradu.V14167.gnm2.J7QH unplaced_Scaffold_165934, whole genome shotgun sequence genomic DNA:
- the LOC127743857 gene encoding transcription factor GTE1 has protein sequence MDQTVGGGNGGGGGASSDVVADLDGFKRNVDEIVANVDKLEKQLIEVEQFYQSNSNNSIQGNNSKGGPVVKEKVREKHLIATKKPLLLDAARTETAATKRMQELMRQFATILRQITQHKWAWPFMEPVDVEGLGLHDYYEVIEKPMDFSTIKSKMEAKDGTGYKNVREIYADVRLIFKNAMKYNNEKHDVHVMAKTLLEKFEEKWLQLLPKVAEEEARSLEEEAQAQLDLQLAQETAYANLARDLSNELEEVDIHLKNLKEMVIQKCRKLSTHEKKLLGTALTKLSPENLNRALEIVAENNPNFQSSAEEVDLDIDAQTDFTLWRLKIFVKDALDVQGKSTGGIAVNHNDYMDDKKNNKRRREICDSLAKTNSKRTKKISNL, from the exons ATGGACCAAACCGTAGGCGGCGGCAATGGCGGTGGCGGCGGTGCTTCCTCCGACGTAGTTGCTGATTTGGATGGTTTCAAGCGCAACGTTGATGAAATTGTTGCCAATGTTGATAAG CTTGAAAAGCAATTGATTGAGGTTGAACAGTTCTACCAATCCAATAGTAACAATAGCATTCAAGGTAATAATTCTAAAGGTGGCCCAGTTGTAAAAGAGAAGGTTCGAGAGAAGCATCTTATTGCAACTAAGAAGCCATTGCTGCTAGATGCTGCACGAACTGAAACTGCTGCTACAAAGAGAATGCAAGAACTCATGCGCCAGTTTGCAACAATATTGCGGCAG ATCACTCAGCATAAATGGGCCTGGCCTTTTATGGAACCTGTAGATGTAGAAGGTCTTGGGCTTCATGACTACTACGAG GTTATTGAAAAGCCAATGGATTTTAGtacaataaaaagtaaaatggaAGCCAAGGATGGCACTGGATATAAGAATGTCCGGGAGATATATGCTGACGTAAGGTTGATATTTAAGAACGCAATGAAATACAACAATGAAAAACATGATGTCCATGTTATGGCAAAGACCTTGTTGGAaaaatttgaggagaaatggctGCAACTTTTGCCTAAAGTTGCTGAAGAG GAAGCTAGATCATTGGAGGAAGAAGCACAGGCCCAACTAGACCTGCAGCTTGCTCAGGAAACTGCTTATGCCAATTTGGCTAGGGATTTAAGCAACGAG CTTGAAGAAGTTGACATACATTTGAAGAATCTCAAAGAGATGGTGATTCAGAAGTGCAG GAAACTGTCTACACACGAGAAGAAACTACTTGGGACAGCTCTCACCAAATTGTCTCCTGAAAACCTAAACAGGGCATTGGAGATTGTTGCTGAGAACAACCCTAACTTCCAATCTAGCGCCGAAGAGGTGGACCTCGACATTGATGCTCAG ACGGACTTCACCCTATGGAGACTGAAGATTTTTGTAAAAGATGCACTTGATGTTCAAGGAAAGAGTACTGGGGGAATAGCTGTTAACCATAATGATTACATGGATgacaagaaaaacaacaaaaggagGAGAGAAATTTGTGACTCTTTGGCCAAGACAAACTCAAAAAGGACTAAGAAAATCTCTAACTTGTGA
- the LOC107476912 gene encoding defensin Ec-AMP-D2 — translation MARSLPLLSTIFVLLLLLVATEMGPIMVAEARTCASQSHRFKGVCLSDTNCASVCKTEGFPSGDCHGFRRRCFCTKHCA, via the exons atggcTCGCTCTCTTCCTTTGCTTTCCACCATTTTTGTCCTCCTTTTGCTTCTAGTGGCCActg AGATGGGACCAATAATGGTGGCTGAAGCTAGAACTTGTGCGTCTCAAAGCCATCGCTTCAAAGGAGTGTGTTTGAGCGACACAAATTGCGCCTCCGTTTGCAAAACGGAGGGCTTCCCTTCCGGGGATTGCCACGGCTTTCGCCGCCGATGCTTCTGCACCAAGCATTGTGCTTAA
- the LOC127743929 gene encoding ycf3-interacting protein 1, chloroplastic isoform X1, which produces MPMASQLFSLTLTPNTLLSSSSSSSYLLQTHSSLFPNSNGPPFTRHLLIHYRRTSSLSFLPFVGNEDTDLRVSTQQQEEEEEEEEEEEDEPTPEDLQYVNQIKSVLELLRKNRDMLFGEVKLTIMIEDPREVERRRLLGIEDPDAPTRDDLVAALEEVNEGKVPKDRVALKMLAEELAAWPNLETEAPKKKPSKSLYAKATDTGIDPKVAAKKLNVDWDSAAEIDDVDDDDDTEVPPAVGYGALYLVTAFPVIIGISVVLILFYNSLQ; this is translated from the exons ATGCCAATGGCTTCTCAACTATTCTCACTAACCCTAACACCAAACACTCTtctttcatcatcatcttcttcttcttatcttcttcagACACACTCCTCCCTCTTTCCGAATAGTAATGGACCTCCATTCACAAGGCACCTCCTTATCCACTATCGCAGAACTTCttcactttcttttcttccattCGTTGGGAACGAAGACACTGATCTCCGAGTCTCTACtcagcaacaagaagaagaagaagaagaagaagaggaggaggaggatgaaccAACACCTGAGGACCTTCAATACGTTAACCAAATCAAAAGC GTTTTGGAGCTTCTTAGGAAAAACCGGGACATGCTCTTCGGCGAG GTGAAGCTAACCATAATGATTGAGGATCCCAGAGAAGTCGAGAGAAGGAGATTACTCGGCATAGAAGATCCCGATGCACCAACAAGAGATGATCTAGTTGCTGCCTTGGAAGAA GTGAATGAAGGAAAAGTTCCAAAGGATAGAGTTGCTCTGAAAATGCTTGCTGAGGAATTGGCTGCATGGCCTAATTTGGAG ACTGAAGCACCAAAAAAAAAGCCTAGCAAATCGCTCTATGCAAAAGCAACTGACACAGGAATAGATCCAAAAGTGGCTGCAAAGAAGTTGAACGTTGATTGGGATTCAGCAGCTGAAATTGACGACGTGGATGATGACGACGACACAGAAGTGCCGCCAGCAGTG GGCTATGGAGCACTATATTTGGTCACGGCTTTCCCTGTAATTATCGGTATCTCGGtagttttgattttgttttacaATTCCCTCCAGTAG
- the LOC107476889 gene encoding uncharacterized protein LOC107476889, translating into MTIMDSPKILVKKSSQKEKHTVVDPMTLEDSSFNHGFFETSLPIFSTTMAFLPLRPLKPKFLSHSLPNSANSSPGLTSAMFKKNTKVGIWESRHQASNLTFKDHHLQQEINLRRSKSWSERWDYEPSDELDLWLLKSSIAKHANRSPLNEIQSISAGIIVSNESCGSFSKEKPLDRNLSGGDGSLEPKEGFKCNALCLHLLSFGKSKQLKERKKGQEMEGALVSRRVSLEKFECGSWASSTLFHEIEGRDSKSTSTYFDLPMELIKWNANDVDAPISSAFVFEKDHDRVLNNGSSRTSLDSQESYISPRLRKAREDFNAFLEAQNV; encoded by the coding sequence ATGACAATAATGGACAGCCCCAAAATCCTAGTCAAGAAGAGCTCACAAAAAGAAAAGCATACTGTGGTGGATCCAATGACACTTGAAGATTCTTCTTTCAATCATGGATTCTTTGAGACTTCTCTTCCAATTTTTAGCACAACTATGGCATTTCTACCACTACGACCTCTGAAACCGAAATTCTTGAGTCATAGTCTTCCAAATTCGGCTAACTCATCGCCAGGATTAACCTCGGCTATGTTCAAGAAGAATACAAAAGTTGGGATTTGGGAATCACGACATCAAGCTAGTAACTTGACATTCAAGGATCATCATCTGCAACAAGAGATCAACTTAAGAAGAAGCAAGTCATGGAGTGAACGATGGGATTATGAGCCCTCTGATGAACTCGATCTTTGGTTGCTCAAATCGTCTATTGCCAAACATGCTAACAGGTCTCCTCTTAATGAGATCCAATCCATTAGTGCTGGTATAATCGTTTCTAACGAATCTTGTGGTAGTTTCTCCAAAGAAAAACCTCTTGATAGAAATCTTTCCGGTGGCGACGGTTCGTTGGAACCTAAAGAGGGATTCAAATGCAATGCTCTTTGCTTGCACTTGCTGAGTTTTGGAAAATCAAAGCAACttaaggaaagaaagaaagggcaAGAAATGGAAGGTGCATTAGTATCTAGAAGAGTCTCTTTGGAGAAGTTTGAATGTGGTTCTTGGGCTTCTTCAACTCTATTTCATGAGATTGAAGGAAGGGATTCTAAGAGTACTAGTACCTACTTTGACCTACCAATGGAATTGATCAAATGGAATGCCAATGATGTAGATGCACCAATTTCATCAGCTTTTGTCTTTGAGAAGGACCATGATAGGGTTCTCAATAATGGATCCTCTAGAACTAGCCTTGACTCTCAAGAATCCTACATTAGTCCTCGTTTAAGAAAAGCCAGAGAGGATTTTAATGCTTTTTTAGAAGCACAAAATGTATGA
- the LOC127743929 gene encoding ycf3-interacting protein 1, chloroplastic isoform X2: MPMASQLFSLTLTPNTLLSSSSSSSYLLQTHSSLFPNSNGPPFTRHLLIHYRRTSSLSFLPFVGNEDTDLRVSTQQQEEEEEEEEEEEDEPTPEDLQYVNQIKSVLELLRKNRDMLFGEVKLTIMIEDPREVERRRLLGIEDPDAPTRDDLVAALEEVNEGKVPKDRVALKMLAEELAAWPNLETEAPKKKPSKSLYAKATDTGIDPKVAAKKLNVDWDSAAEIDDVDDDDDTEVPPAVVFH; encoded by the exons ATGCCAATGGCTTCTCAACTATTCTCACTAACCCTAACACCAAACACTCTtctttcatcatcatcttcttcttcttatcttcttcagACACACTCCTCCCTCTTTCCGAATAGTAATGGACCTCCATTCACAAGGCACCTCCTTATCCACTATCGCAGAACTTCttcactttcttttcttccattCGTTGGGAACGAAGACACTGATCTCCGAGTCTCTACtcagcaacaagaagaagaagaagaagaagaagaggaggaggaggatgaaccAACACCTGAGGACCTTCAATACGTTAACCAAATCAAAAGC GTTTTGGAGCTTCTTAGGAAAAACCGGGACATGCTCTTCGGCGAG GTGAAGCTAACCATAATGATTGAGGATCCCAGAGAAGTCGAGAGAAGGAGATTACTCGGCATAGAAGATCCCGATGCACCAACAAGAGATGATCTAGTTGCTGCCTTGGAAGAA GTGAATGAAGGAAAAGTTCCAAAGGATAGAGTTGCTCTGAAAATGCTTGCTGAGGAATTGGCTGCATGGCCTAATTTGGAG ACTGAAGCACCAAAAAAAAAGCCTAGCAAATCGCTCTATGCAAAAGCAACTGACACAGGAATAGATCCAAAAGTGGCTGCAAAGAAGTTGAACGTTGATTGGGATTCAGCAGCTGAAATTGACGACGTGGATGATGACGACGACACAGAAGTGCCGCCAGCAGTG GTTTTCCACTGA